The Chryseobacterium indicum genome contains a region encoding:
- a CDS encoding nucleoside recognition domain-containing protein, producing MVLSRIWSAFIIIAIAIAGIKYVSSGNYKTIFNDMVVGKGGDTVQIATQKMNALSPLVRDSLMKKTDFADSRIHYKTDSLKQDVKVYRVQESDGVIGTSETAVKICLGLIGIMTLFMGFMSIAEKAGGINLLSRLIQPFFSKLFPDIPKNHPAFGHMLMNFSANLLGLDNAATPFGLKAMESLQTLNPNKDTASNSQIMFLCLHAGGMTLIPVSIIAIRASMGSKTPTDIFLPCMIATFAATLAAMIVVSLYQKINLLKPVVLGYVGGISAIIALLVLYLTQLGKDELDDFSKVLSNGLILFIFLAIVLGAVYKKINVFDAFIEGAREGFTTCVKIIPYLVGMLIAISLLRTSGVFDVIIDGMKWVAYSANLDSRFVDGLPTALIKPLSGSGARGMMVDTMTTFGADSFQGKLAAVLQGSSDTTFYVIAVYFGAVAVKNTRYTVIAMLLADLVGIITSIILAYLFFA from the coding sequence ATGGTTCTCAGCAGAATTTGGTCGGCATTCATTATTATTGCCATTGCCATTGCAGGTATAAAATACGTTTCATCAGGCAACTACAAAACTATTTTCAATGATATGGTTGTAGGTAAAGGCGGTGATACCGTACAGATTGCCACTCAGAAAATGAATGCACTCTCTCCTCTTGTGCGCGACAGCCTCATGAAAAAGACTGATTTTGCGGACAGCAGGATTCATTATAAAACAGATTCTTTAAAGCAGGATGTAAAAGTGTACCGTGTTCAGGAATCGGATGGCGTAATCGGAACTTCAGAAACAGCAGTGAAAATCTGTCTCGGACTTATCGGAATTATGACTTTATTCATGGGGTTCATGAGCATTGCGGAAAAAGCAGGCGGAATCAATCTTTTAAGCCGGTTAATTCAGCCTTTTTTCTCAAAATTATTCCCTGACATTCCTAAAAACCACCCCGCTTTCGGACATATGCTGATGAATTTCAGTGCCAATCTTCTCGGTCTGGATAATGCAGCCACTCCTTTTGGATTAAAAGCAATGGAAAGTCTTCAGACCCTGAATCCAAATAAAGACACGGCAAGTAACTCCCAGATCATGTTCCTTTGTCTTCATGCAGGAGGCATGACTTTAATTCCGGTTTCCATCATTGCAATTCGTGCTTCAATGGGTTCAAAAACACCAACGGATATTTTTCTTCCGTGCATGATTGCTACATTTGCAGCAACTTTAGCCGCGATGATCGTCGTTTCTTTATATCAGAAAATCAACCTTTTAAAACCTGTAGTTCTTGGCTACGTTGGCGGAATTTCTGCAATAATCGCATTGCTGGTTTTATACCTTACTCAATTAGGCAAGGATGAACTGGATGATTTCAGCAAAGTATTAAGCAACGGTTTAATTCTTTTCATATTTTTAGCCATTGTTCTTGGTGCTGTTTATAAAAAAATTAATGTTTTTGATGCTTTCATTGAAGGTGCCAGAGAAGGTTTTACAACGTGTGTAAAGATTATTCCTTATTTGGTCGGAATGCTTATTGCCATTTCATTGCTGCGAACTTCCGGAGTATTTGACGTGATTATCGACGGGATGAAATGGGTTGCCTATTCTGCAAACTTAGATTCAAGATTTGTAGACGGACTTCCAACCGCTTTAATCAAACCTTTGTCCGGATCAGGAGCAAGAGGAATGATGGTTGATACCATGACAACTTTCGGCGCAGATAGTTTTCAGGGAAAATTGGCAGCTGTTCTTCAGGGAAGCTCAGATACGACGTTTTATGTCATTGCTGTTTATTTTGGAGCAGTAGCCGTAAAAAATACAAGATACACAGTAATTGCTATGCTTCTAGCTGATTTGGTGGGGATTATTACTTCCATCATATTGGCTTATCTGTTTTTTGCATAA
- a CDS encoding ferric siderophore ABC transporter substrate-binding protein, which yields MRSHSINKNEQNKDRIKSAVLSILIWSSILLFVFLYKLKPELNEQPEVITTMLVNFGDNRNGNGVEEPADQPGSLAAATEEVAPEPAETAVPETKTVIQPDPQPETKKTEAKEKVITGNNTKTSVPKKEESKAETKKTSTSTSAAKNTKKSGATTANSKTGNGDGKGNAAIGNLIRGRGTKAGSQGDGNGIGNAGDPLGGDGNGESKVGIDRKLVGFIPGTMGRGGSQPANSCTASGTITIAYTVDKAGNVVSARRSGGTSDPCISSNAISWVKKYVKAEKASVSSTGTYKITF from the coding sequence ATGAGAAGTCATAGTATTAATAAAAATGAGCAAAACAAAGACAGAATAAAAAGCGCCGTGCTTTCTATTCTGATTTGGTCTTCCATTCTCTTATTTGTTTTTCTATATAAACTGAAGCCGGAACTGAATGAACAGCCTGAAGTTATTACAACCATGCTGGTGAATTTTGGAGACAACAGAAACGGAAACGGGGTAGAAGAGCCGGCAGATCAGCCGGGAAGTCTTGCTGCTGCGACAGAAGAAGTGGCTCCTGAACCCGCAGAAACCGCTGTTCCTGAAACCAAGACCGTTATACAGCCTGATCCGCAGCCTGAAACCAAAAAAACAGAGGCGAAAGAAAAAGTCATAACCGGAAACAATACCAAAACTTCGGTTCCGAAAAAAGAGGAGTCCAAAGCAGAAACTAAAAAGACTTCCACAAGTACCTCTGCAGCCAAAAACACTAAAAAATCCGGTGCCACAACTGCAAATTCCAAGACTGGAAATGGTGACGGAAAAGGAAATGCTGCCATTGGAAATCTGATCAGAGGACGGGGAACAAAAGCCGGAAGTCAGGGTGACGGAAACGGAATCGGAAATGCAGGAGATCCTTTAGGTGGAGACGGAAATGGTGAGAGCAAAGTAGGAATCGACAGAAAACTGGTAGGATTTATCCCCGGAACGATGGGGAGAGGCGGATCGCAGCCTGCAAATAGCTGTACGGCAAGCGGAACGATTACCATTGCTTACACCGTAGATAAAGCAGGAAATGTAGTTTCAGCGAGAAGATCGGGCGGAACTTCGGATCCATGTATCAGTTCGAATGCGATATCGTGGGTTAAGAAATATGTAAAAGCAGAAAAAGCGAGTGTTTCTTCCACCGGAACATATAAAATCACCTTTTAA
- a CDS encoding ExbD/TolR family protein, which yields MKIQRRNKANPEFSLAAMTDVILLMLIFFMVTSSAANQSAIDVKLPKADTAADNIPNPLVVSVKPDGSYFVDDNPVNRGELEQTIVNKLTGQANKSFTIRADENTLHKDVVFVMEIAEKHKFNIAIATVKDK from the coding sequence ATGAAAATTCAGAGAAGAAATAAAGCAAATCCGGAATTCAGTTTAGCAGCGATGACAGATGTTATCTTGCTGATGCTGATCTTCTTTATGGTAACTTCTTCGGCAGCCAACCAAAGTGCGATCGATGTGAAATTGCCAAAAGCAGATACCGCAGCAGACAATATTCCGAATCCTTTGGTGGTGAGCGTAAAACCGGACGGTTCTTATTTTGTGGACGATAATCCTGTGAACAGAGGAGAATTGGAACAGACCATTGTAAATAAATTAACAGGTCAGGCGAATAAATCTTTCACGATAAGAGCGGACGAAAATACCCTTCATAAAGATGTGGTTTTTGTAATGGAAATTGCAGAGAAGCATAAATTTAATATTGCCATTGCAACCGTTAAAGATAAATAA
- a CDS encoding MotA/TolQ/ExbB proton channel family protein, translated as MLLTELTQILFAQVAAPAVAADDLEFSFWKIMFHGGAFAKIVMVTVLLLGVFSVYLFFERFFFIKRLTSKTDANFMDNIEDFIKEGKIESAADYCKRQNSPEGRILEKGISRLGRPVSDIVSAMESQAQVEVANMEKNLNLLAVVPSIAPMLGLLGTVIGMIIAFFNLSHATGSFSPKTLSEGIYTALGQTAVGLAVAIPANFFYNLLLTRIDKFVLKAQNMSGEFLDLINKPL; from the coding sequence ATGCTGTTAACGGAACTTACTCAGATTTTATTTGCCCAGGTTGCTGCACCTGCAGTAGCGGCAGACGATTTAGAATTCTCATTTTGGAAAATCATGTTTCACGGAGGAGCTTTCGCTAAAATAGTGATGGTAACCGTGTTGCTGCTCGGTGTTTTTTCCGTGTATCTTTTCTTTGAGCGTTTTTTCTTTATTAAAAGATTAACCTCAAAAACAGATGCCAATTTTATGGATAACATTGAAGATTTTATTAAAGAAGGTAAAATTGAATCTGCTGCGGATTACTGCAAGAGACAGAATTCTCCGGAAGGAAGGATTTTAGAAAAAGGAATTTCCAGACTGGGACGCCCTGTTTCTGATATCGTAAGTGCGATGGAATCTCAGGCTCAGGTTGAGGTTGCCAATATGGAAAAGAACCTGAATCTTTTGGCGGTAGTTCCAAGTATTGCTCCGATGTTGGGATTATTGGGAACGGTAATCGGGATGATCATCGCTTTCTTTAATTTATCTCATGCAACAGGATCTTTCTCTCCGAAAACTCTGTCTGAAGGTATTTATACAGCATTGGGACAAACGGCAGTAGGTCTTGCCGTGGCAATTCCGGCAAACTTTTTTTACAATTTATTGTTAACAAGAATTGATAAATTTGTACTGAAAGCGCAAAACATGTCTGGCGAATTTTTAGATCTTATCAATAAACCGTTATAA
- a CDS encoding DUF885 domain-containing protein, whose amino-acid sequence MKNIISKTIVGAGLILSLASCKKTDSPLTKVTPSNLDTIASNYYEQYLKLYPLDATSQGDLRYNDQLPINIDKDFISGEVAFYRSVEKQLENVDYKNLSDDDKVVYDVLNFTLKDKIEAYNYHPEYIPFTQFGGLPLNFPLFGSGEGSQPFKTEKDYTDWLKRMEKFPEWMNAATENFREGINNKMVLPKKLVVKMIPQMRAEEITTTDLDKNIFYGPIRKFPKNFTNEQKEKFSKLYQDAIVQKIIPAYTKMGDFLEKEYLPKARLTDGYNSLPNGKEIYQYYAKSWTTTDKTPEEINKTGLQQVAMLRAEMEKVKQQVGFTGTLEEFINYVKTDPKAMPYKTSNEVLAAFNGILTKITPKLKTMFSVTPKTGFEIRQTEKFREASASAEYIQGTPDGKRPGIFYVPLPDPSKFNVTSGMESLFLHEAIPGHHYQVSLQQENTKLPKFMRFGWFGAYGEGWAHYCETLGPEFGLYTDPYQKMGYLSDQMLRAVRLVVDTGLHTGKMTREEAIKYFLSNISYDEAGATAEVERYMAMPGQALGYKIGSLRIRELREKYQKELGSKFNLAKFHDEVLSQGCLPLDVLNRKMELWAKKQK is encoded by the coding sequence ATGAAAAACATCATCTCAAAAACAATTGTAGGAGCCGGTTTAATTTTAAGTCTGGCATCGTGTAAGAAAACAGATTCTCCTTTAACGAAAGTCACTCCATCTAATTTGGACACCATAGCTTCCAATTATTATGAGCAGTATTTAAAACTTTATCCTTTGGACGCTACTTCTCAGGGAGACCTGCGGTACAACGATCAGCTTCCGATTAATATTGATAAAGATTTTATATCCGGAGAGGTTGCTTTTTACCGTTCTGTGGAAAAGCAGCTGGAAAATGTAGATTATAAAAATCTTTCGGATGATGATAAGGTTGTGTATGATGTACTCAACTTTACGCTAAAAGACAAAATTGAAGCTTACAATTATCATCCGGAATACATTCCTTTTACTCAGTTTGGTGGTCTTCCGCTGAATTTCCCTTTGTTTGGAAGCGGTGAAGGAAGCCAGCCTTTTAAAACAGAAAAAGATTACACCGACTGGCTGAAAAGAATGGAAAAATTTCCGGAATGGATGAATGCCGCGACTGAAAATTTCCGCGAAGGCATTAACAATAAAATGGTTTTGCCTAAAAAACTGGTGGTAAAGATGATTCCTCAGATGAGAGCAGAAGAAATTACAACAACCGATCTTGATAAAAATATTTTCTACGGACCGATCAGAAAATTTCCGAAAAATTTCACAAACGAACAGAAAGAAAAGTTCTCAAAGCTTTATCAGGATGCCATTGTACAGAAAATTATTCCTGCATATACAAAAATGGGTGACTTTTTAGAAAAAGAATATTTACCAAAAGCAAGATTAACAGACGGTTACAACAGCTTACCTAACGGAAAGGAAATTTATCAATATTATGCAAAAAGCTGGACCACAACGGATAAAACACCTGAAGAAATTAATAAGACCGGACTTCAGCAGGTTGCCATGCTCCGCGCTGAAATGGAAAAAGTAAAACAGCAGGTTGGTTTTACGGGTACACTGGAAGAATTCATTAATTATGTAAAAACAGATCCGAAAGCAATGCCTTACAAGACTTCAAATGAAGTTTTGGCTGCATTCAACGGAATTTTAACGAAGATCACTCCAAAACTGAAAACCATGTTCTCCGTAACGCCAAAAACGGGATTTGAGATCAGACAGACAGAAAAATTCAGGGAAGCAAGTGCAAGCGCAGAATATATACAGGGAACTCCGGACGGAAAAAGACCGGGAATATTTTACGTTCCGCTTCCGGATCCTTCAAAATTCAATGTGACATCAGGAATGGAATCTCTGTTTTTGCATGAAGCAATTCCGGGACATCATTATCAGGTTTCTTTACAGCAGGAAAACACAAAACTGCCAAAATTCATGAGATTCGGATGGTTCGGAGCTTATGGTGAAGGATGGGCGCATTATTGCGAAACTTTAGGACCTGAATTCGGGCTGTATACAGATCCTTATCAGAAGATGGGATATCTGAGCGACCAAATGCTGAGAGCGGTAAGACTGGTTGTAGACACGGGTCTCCACACCGGAAAAATGACCCGTGAAGAGGCGATTAAATATTTTTTAAGTAATATTTCCTATGACGAAGCGGGAGCAACAGCAGAAGTGGAACGATATATGGCAATGCCGGGACAGGCTTTAGGCTACAAAATTGGTTCGTTGAGAATCCGTGAGCTGAGAGAGAAATACCAGAAAGAACTGGGAAGTAAATTTAATTTAGCCAAATTCCATGATGAAGTTTTGAGTCAGGGCTGCCTTCCTTTAGATGTTCTAAACAGGAAAATGGAACTTTGGGCAAAAAAACAGAAATAA
- a CDS encoding DUF1398 domain-containing protein yields MFTVEQIESAHNKVKTGADFPNYIKEIKELGVKSFETWVKDSHTEYFGEHDYATKSQPKYADLTIENTLDKEKFIQQLKSHQKGETDYMKFCEDCAETGIEKWIVDLEKYTCIYYDKNGNEILTEEIPH; encoded by the coding sequence ATGTTTACAGTAGAACAAATTGAATCTGCTCACAACAAAGTAAAAACAGGAGCAGATTTTCCAAATTACATCAAAGAAATTAAGGAATTAGGCGTGAAATCTTTTGAAACATGGGTAAAAGATAGCCATACCGAATATTTTGGAGAACATGATTACGCCACAAAATCCCAGCCAAAATACGCTGATCTTACGATTGAAAATACTTTGGATAAAGAAAAGTTTATTCAGCAGCTTAAAAGTCATCAGAAAGGAGAGACGGATTATATGAAGTTTTGCGAAGACTGCGCAGAAACCGGTATTGAAAAATGGATCGTGGATCTCGAAAAGTACACCTGCATTTATTATGACAAAAATGGAAACGAAATCCTAACAGAAGAAATTCCTCATTAA
- a CDS encoding DinB family protein, with amino-acid sequence MTESLKSLFLRDLNKLKQEIECYQNEANLWKTEEKISNSAGNLTLHIVGNLSHFAGAVLGNSGYVRNRELEFSLKDVPRTELVQQIEKTIETVTITLERLSDEDLQKQYPLEPLGYGMTTEYFLIHLFGHLSYHLGQINYHRRLLD; translated from the coding sequence ATGACAGAAAGTCTAAAATCGCTATTCCTAAGGGATTTAAATAAGCTGAAACAGGAAATTGAATGTTACCAGAATGAAGCAAACCTCTGGAAAACAGAGGAGAAGATATCGAATTCTGCAGGAAATTTAACGTTGCATATTGTGGGAAATCTCAGTCATTTTGCAGGAGCTGTTTTGGGAAATTCCGGTTATGTAAGAAATAGGGAACTCGAATTTTCATTAAAAGATGTTCCGAGAACGGAATTAGTTCAACAGATTGAAAAGACGATCGAAACGGTGACGATTACGCTTGAAAGGTTGTCTGATGAAGACCTTCAGAAACAATATCCGCTTGAACCTTTGGGTTATGGAATGACGACGGAATATTTCCTGATCCATCTTTTCGGGCATCTGAGTTATCATCTGGGACAGATTAATTATCACCGAAGATTGCTGGATTGA
- a CDS encoding endonuclease III domain-containing protein, translated as MTKKQRAELVQTELEKLYPEVPIPLDHTDPYTLMVAVALSAQTTDKKVNQITPELFAVAGTPQRMAKLEEYQIKELIKEIGLANTKAKNLKRMAELLLERHNGVVPQTYEELEALPGVGHKTASVVMSQGFGFPAFPVDTHIHRLMTQWKLTSGKNVVETEKDAKKLWKEEVWNKLHLQIIFYGREYSPARGNGAKDFITKMLFEK; from the coding sequence ATGACAAAAAAGCAAAGAGCCGAACTCGTACAGACCGAATTAGAAAAATTATATCCCGAAGTTCCCATTCCGCTGGATCACACCGATCCTTATACTTTAATGGTTGCTGTTGCACTTTCTGCACAGACAACCGATAAAAAGGTGAATCAGATAACGCCTGAGCTTTTCGCGGTGGCAGGAACCCCACAAAGAATGGCAAAGCTGGAGGAATATCAGATTAAAGAATTAATCAAAGAAATCGGACTCGCCAACACCAAAGCCAAAAACCTTAAAAGAATGGCAGAACTGCTTCTGGAAAGACACAATGGAGTAGTGCCGCAAACCTACGAAGAACTGGAAGCCCTTCCCGGAGTCGGGCATAAAACCGCATCCGTTGTGATGAGTCAGGGGTTCGGATTTCCTGCTTTTCCGGTAGATACCCATATCCACAGATTGATGACGCAATGGAAACTGACTTCCGGAAAAAACGTAGTAGAAACCGAAAAAGATGCTAAAAAACTCTGGAAAGAAGAAGTGTGGAATAAACTTCATCTTCAGATTATTTTCTACGGAAGGGAATATTCTCCCGCACGCGGAAACGGAGCCAAAGATTTCATCACCAAAATGCTGTTCGAGAAATAA
- the bcp gene encoding thioredoxin-dependent thiol peroxidase, with the protein MLKVGDKLPQFEGTNQDGETVHSENLIGKKLVVFFYPKANTPGCTAEACNLRDNYAELKKQGFELLGVSADPVKSQKKFSEKFEFPFDIIADETRDIIEKFGVWQLKKFMGKEFMGIVRTTFVFDENGICTEVIDKVKTKDHAAQILK; encoded by the coding sequence ATGTTGAAAGTCGGAGATAAATTACCTCAATTTGAAGGAACCAATCAGGATGGCGAAACGGTACATTCTGAAAATCTGATCGGTAAAAAGCTTGTTGTTTTTTTCTATCCCAAAGCCAATACTCCGGGTTGTACTGCTGAAGCATGCAATCTGAGAGACAATTACGCTGAACTGAAGAAACAGGGATTTGAATTGTTGGGTGTAAGTGCAGATCCTGTAAAAAGTCAGAAAAAATTCAGTGAGAAATTTGAATTTCCGTTTGATATTATTGCCGATGAAACCCGCGACATTATTGAGAAATTCGGGGTTTGGCAACTGAAAAAATTTATGGGAAAAGAATTTATGGGAATTGTGAGAACCACTTTTGTTTTTGATGAAAACGGAATCTGTACAGAAGTTATCGACAAGGTAAAAACGAAGGATCACGCTGCACAGATTTTGAAATAG
- a CDS encoding GNAT family N-acetyltransferase, with amino-acid sequence MSLKRNPQALPNGNNFYETERLILRPMALEDAEFILDLYNRPKFIQFIGDRNLKTISDAEDYIRNRFLPQMERLGYGNYLMLTKEGNHKIGGVGIFEREGLDVVDIGFSLLDEFEGKGYAYEAALKIKSVGMQDFGLKKISAITTKDNFSSQKLIEKLGLKFQKFVTIPNDPEELMYYETE; translated from the coding sequence ATGAGCCTAAAAAGAAACCCACAAGCTCTACCAAACGGAAATAATTTTTACGAAACAGAACGTCTGATTCTTCGTCCGATGGCTTTGGAAGATGCGGAATTTATTCTGGATCTTTACAACCGTCCGAAATTCATTCAGTTCATCGGGGATCGTAATCTGAAAACCATTTCCGATGCAGAAGATTATATCAGAAACCGTTTTCTTCCTCAGATGGAAAGATTGGGCTATGGAAATTATTTAATGCTTACAAAAGAGGGAAATCATAAAATCGGAGGGGTTGGGATTTTCGAAAGGGAAGGATTGGATGTGGTGGACATCGGCTTTTCGCTTTTAGATGAGTTTGAAGGAAAAGGATATGCTTATGAAGCGGCTTTAAAGATAAAATCAGTCGGAATGCAGGATTTCGGATTGAAAAAGATTTCTGCCATTACAACAAAAGACAACTTTTCTTCTCAGAAATTAATTGAAAAACTGGGGTTAAAATTCCAAAAATTCGTCACCATTCCTAACGATCCGGAGGAACTAATGTATTACGAAACAGAATAG